In the genome of Candidatus Palauibacter australiensis, the window GTCGCCGGCGAGGAGCCCCGCGCGCGCCGCCGGTCCGCCATCCTGCATCTCGCGAATCCTCAGGATGAGCGTGCAGTTCTTCCAGTCTTCCGAAGTCTCCCAGCCGCAGTTGTAGCGTTCCTCGACCCGCACCCCGATCCAGCCGGCGGACTCGGCCGTCCCGGCCTCCTGCGCGGCGCCGGCGAGGGCGGCGAACGGAAGGGCGCCCAGAGCCAGGCACGAAGCCAGCGGCGTGATCGGCCGCGCGCGGGGCGAGGTCACCAGGTTCGCGTCCCGCTGGCGCGACCGAGATCCTCCGCGAGCCGGTCGCGCGTCTCCACGAGTTCCAGCAGATAGGCGCTGGCGAACGGGTCGTCGGGACTCGTCTCGAGGCGGTCGCGCAGTGCCCGAATATATCCCTCCACCGTCGCCAGTCTCTGCGCCATCTCCAAGGGATCTCCCTCCCTCGGCCCGCCTTCCGAAGCGGGACCCGTCCCCCCCGCTCCGACCTGTCTGAGCGGCGACCGCAGCGATTCCATCCGGCTGAGCCCGTCCACGAGGGCGCGACCGTCATCGGTGGATACGACGGCCGGGAGATCCGCGAGATCCGCGGCCGGCAAGTTCGCGGACCGCCCGCCCGTGAACTGCAGACCGGCGATCACGCCGCCGGCGAACAACACGAGGGCGGCGGCGGCCTGGAGCGGTCCCGGAACGAAGAGACGGCCGGCGAGACCTCCTCCCAGCCCGCGGACGCCGACACGCGTCTCGTCGGCATCGAGCGCGGCTTCGATGGCGGCCCACTGCCCGGCCGGCGCCTTCTCATCCGGAAGCGCGGACAGCGCCATGCGCATCCGGCTCAATCTTTCGAACTCCGCCTGACACTCCCTGCACGTCTCGAGGTGGGCCCGGCAATCCCGGTCCGCCCACGGCTCGTCGAGCAGTGCCGAGATTCGCTCGGCCTCCATGTGGTTCGCCATCTCTTCTATCCCTCTCAGAGGCCCGCTTCGCCCCGCGCACCGCCGTCCCCGGAATCCTCCGGAGCGATGAGCTTCCGCATGCGCGCCCGCGCCTTGTGCAACTGCGACTTCGACGTGCCGGGCGAACACCCCAGAGCCTCGGCGATGTCGTTGTGCGTCCAGCCCTCCACGTCGTGCAGCACGAGGACCCTCCGGTACCCCGGCGGCAACTGGTCCAGCGCCTTCGTCAGCACCCGCCGCGTCACGATCACGTCGTCGTGCGCCCGCGCCACGCGCGGAAGCTCCGCAGCGGATTCCACCGGTCGCCGCTTCGACGACCGGCGCAGCCGGTTGAGCGCCACGTTCGTCGCCAACCGGTAGAGCCACGTGCCGAAGGCCGCGTCGCCCCGGAAGAGGTGGAGTTTCTCGAACGCGCGGATCCACGCTTCCTGGGAGAGGTCCTCCGCGAGGTGATCGTCGCCCACGAGGCGGCGGATCACGGTGTAGACGCGCCGCGCGTGGAGCTCGTACAACTCTCCCATCGCGGATCGCTCTCCCGCCTTCGCGCAGGCGATCAGGTCGCGTTCTTCCACGTCATCCCTCTGAAGGTCACCTTCTGGATCCACCGCTTTGATGCGCGGTTCAGCCCCCGGGTTGCCCGCTCTCGGCTGCCCGGGCCCCGTCGGCCGCGCCATCGGCCGCGAGCAGTACGGCGTAGATCAGCAGCCCGAGCAGGATGCCCGCGAGGGCGTCGGCCGCATAATGGAAGCGACCGTACACCGTCCCGGCAGTCAACGCGAGTTCCGGGATGATGAGGAGCCAGAACCAGCGCCGATCCTCGCGCCCGGCGGCCATGACCCCGGCCAGGGAGGCGGCGATGTGGGAACTGGGGAAGGCCGTGCCCTTCGACGAGCCGGCCTCCAGGATCCCGTGCACGATCCCGAACAGCGTACCCTCGCCGATCTCGCCGCCGATTTGCGCGAACTCGTATCGGGGGCCGGCGACGGGGAAGAACATGAAGACGAGATAGGAGACGAAGAAGGCGGCGGCCACGGCGAGGGCGGTGCGCTGCATGGCCTCGACCCCCCGCGTCGCGAACACGCCCAGGATGGCAGCGGGGATGATGGCGTAGTAGCCGAAATAGCCCAGATGCAACACCTCGGAGACGGGGAGCCAGGGGAGCCACGCGCTGAGGTCGATGCTCGGCTGTCCGCCGAACATGGCGGCGTCCCACGCCTGCACCGTGGCGTCGAAATACCGCTGCGTGAGAAAGCGGTTGAGGACCGAGAGTTCCGCATACAGGAGGGGCGTGAGGAGCACGGCGTATGCGCCCCGCGCGATTGCGGCGAGGCCGGCGCGGGGGTGCCAGGCCGCAAGACGCGTGATCCCGAAGACGGCGATCGCGTGGGCCGCCGCGATGCCCGCGCCGGACAGGCCGCCGAACGCCAGCGATATGAGGCCCGTGCATCCGAAGTAGCCGATGGCGACGCGATCGACGGGCAGGAGCCCTCCGCCGCGGCCGCCGCTCACAGCCAGCCCATGCGGCGATACCACTCGGCAGTGCGCGCGAGCCCCTCTTCGATGCCGATCCTCGGACGCCAGGGGTCGAGAACCCTTCGGCTCAACTCGATGTCGCAGGTCCAGGCGTACGCGGACAGGTCCCGCGCCCGTCTCCGGTCGAAGGCCGGGGCCTTCCCCGTCAGGCGGCCCGCGAGTTCCGACAGCGCTCCGGCGGCGAGAAAGAGCGCCGGCGGCAGCCGCAGGACGCGGCCGGGACGGTCCACGGCGGCCATCAGCGCGCGCGCCACCGCGCGCCAGGAATGGCGCTCCGCCGCGGCGATGGGAAGCGGGTGCGGCGCCGGCGCCGCCTCGAGGGCTGCGAGCACGGCCGAGACGACATCGGCGACGTACACCGGCTGCAGGGGCGCGTGGCTGCGCGGAATCGCGGTCCACCCCCGCGCCGCCAGTCGGAAGAGCGGCAGCAGATCGGAGTCCCGTGGGCCGTAGACGCCCCCCGGCCTGAGCACGGCGACCTCCATCGCCCCGCGGACCGAGGCGAGCGCCGCCTCGGCTTCGGCTTTCGACCGACCGTACGGGCTCACGGGTCCGTCCGCGCCATCCGGACCGCGGGCGGCGAGGCTGCTGATGAAGATGAACCGCCGCACTCCTGCATCCGCCGCCGCTCTCGCGAGCCGCCGCGTGCCGGCCGCATTCACGGCCATGAACTCCGACTCGTCGCGCGCCCGCGTGAGGGCGCCGCAATGCACGACGGCGGCGCAACCCGCGAGTGCCGCGGCCGCTTCCGGCCTGCCTTCCACCCCGAGGTCGAGTTCGGTCTTCCTCAACTCGAGGCGATCGAGACGCCGCGTGTCGCTCGTGCGCCGCACGCTCGCGGTGACGCGGTGTCCGGCGGCGACGAGGGCCTCGGCGACATGGCCGCCGAGGAACCCGCTTCCCCCGGTCAGAAAGACTGATGCCATGAGTAAAGCGACATAGTAAAGGCCTAGAGCGCCGTTTCGTACAGCCGGTAGGTCCGGTAGATCCTGCCGCCGAGACGCTCGATGGCCTGGTTCATCTTCTGGTTGTCCTCGAGGATCCAGGACTGTTCGGCGGACGTCATCCCGGCTGCGATCCCCTTCCTGAACA includes:
- a CDS encoding sigma-70 family RNA polymerase sigma factor, which gives rise to MEERDLIACAKAGERSAMGELYELHARRVYTVIRRLVGDDHLAEDLSQEAWIRAFEKLHLFRGDAAFGTWLYRLATNVALNRLRRSSKRRPVESAAELPRVARAHDDVIVTRRVLTKALDQLPPGYRRVLVLHDVEGWTHNDIAEALGCSPGTSKSQLHKARARMRKLIAPEDSGDGGARGEAGL
- a CDS encoding phosphatase PAP2 family protein, yielding MSGGRGGGLLPVDRVAIGYFGCTGLISLAFGGLSGAGIAAAHAIAVFGITRLAAWHPRAGLAAIARGAYAVLLTPLLYAELSVLNRFLTQRYFDATVQAWDAAMFGGQPSIDLSAWLPWLPVSEVLHLGYFGYYAIIPAAILGVFATRGVEAMQRTALAVAAAFFVSYLVFMFFPVAGPRYEFAQIGGEIGEGTLFGIVHGILEAGSSKGTAFPSSHIAASLAGVMAAGREDRRWFWLLIIPELALTAGTVYGRFHYAADALAGILLGLLIYAVLLAADGAADGARAAESGQPGG
- a CDS encoding NAD-dependent epimerase/dehydratase family protein, with protein sequence MASVFLTGGSGFLGGHVAEALVAAGHRVTASVRRTSDTRRLDRLELRKTELDLGVEGRPEAAAALAGCAAVVHCGALTRARDESEFMAVNAAGTRRLARAAADAGVRRFIFISSLAARGPDGADGPVSPYGRSKAEAEAALASVRGAMEVAVLRPGGVYGPRDSDLLPLFRLAARGWTAIPRSHAPLQPVYVADVVSAVLAALEAAPAPHPLPIAAAERHSWRAVARALMAAVDRPGRVLRLPPALFLAAGALSELAGRLTGKAPAFDRRRARDLSAYAWTCDIELSRRVLDPWRPRIGIEEGLARTAEWYRRMGWL